Proteins encoded together in one Chitinophaga sp. LS1 window:
- a CDS encoding S9 family peptidase, protein MNIKTAIQTILCLTAIHAGFAQKKPIAVTDMLKIKRASEVKLSPDGKHAVYTVTSIIPDTAKKKDYTYLKQVYISDLAGQAQLLDTGATSSPAYNPSGNTIAFVKAVKGKPQIFLYSTTSGKIRQLTDFVYGAGGPVWSPDGRQLVFTTEISLQELVNDKVLNPGRMVPSWNDGAPGFAHNEDLLTDTTNPNPDGDLRAVRAYLYDNAKDKKAKVITHSKFQGETAVDPEVHLSHVFIIDTTAGATPRELTHGFFSFENPAFAGNNKIVVSANMQTHQHPDDTKEVQIYSVGTDGNNLTQLLHAQDSSYFLETVSPSGKWLVFQRTTEKKVDVGEMWICPLATLAAPVRIPLDRLKGKTKFSADEKTIYFTALNNGGTSLYKADVKTGKVGKLTTEDEGILEFDISSNQLIFSKTWIMDPSEVFISDLNGKSQKAITQLNTGWLSERELSIPQKFTFTNNLGLTVEYWVMKPVNFDPQKKYPVLLDMHGGPSAMWGPGEASMWHEFQFFCGKGFGIVYCNPRGSGGYGNEFMRANYRDWGVGPSSDVLTALTKAEAQGWIDTTKRFLSGGSYAGYLTAWIVGHDHRFRAASCQRGVYDFKTFFGEGNAGKMLDNYFGGFPYVDSVKAVLEEQSPINYVKDITTPLLIFHGENDLRTGVSQSEMLFKSLNTLGKQVEYVRHPGASHELVRSGDNRQRIDQMLRTYEFFSRFL, encoded by the coding sequence ATGAACATTAAAACGGCCATCCAAACGATCCTTTGTTTGACTGCTATCCATGCAGGTTTTGCCCAAAAGAAACCCATCGCAGTCACAGACATGCTCAAGATAAAAAGAGCATCGGAGGTGAAGTTAAGTCCCGATGGAAAACATGCTGTTTACACTGTGACCAGCATTATCCCCGATACAGCAAAGAAAAAGGATTACACCTACCTGAAGCAGGTGTACATTTCCGACCTTGCCGGCCAGGCACAGTTGCTGGATACAGGGGCTACTTCTTCCCCGGCCTACAACCCTTCGGGCAATACGATAGCCTTTGTAAAAGCAGTCAAAGGTAAACCACAAATTTTTCTTTACAGCACTACCAGCGGCAAGATACGCCAGTTGACTGATTTTGTATATGGTGCCGGTGGCCCGGTTTGGAGCCCTGATGGCAGGCAGCTTGTATTCACAACAGAAATCTCCCTGCAGGAATTAGTAAATGATAAAGTCTTAAACCCAGGCAGAATGGTGCCTTCCTGGAATGATGGCGCACCTGGTTTTGCTCATAATGAAGATTTATTGACAGATACCACCAATCCTAACCCCGATGGCGACCTTCGTGCAGTCAGGGCGTATCTGTATGATAATGCCAAAGATAAAAAAGCGAAAGTCATCACCCATTCTAAATTTCAGGGTGAGACCGCTGTGGATCCGGAAGTGCATCTGTCGCATGTTTTTATCATAGATACGACTGCCGGTGCTACACCGAGAGAACTGACGCATGGATTCTTCTCTTTCGAAAATCCTGCTTTTGCGGGGAATAACAAGATAGTGGTATCTGCTAATATGCAAACCCATCAACATCCGGATGATACAAAGGAGGTGCAGATCTATTCAGTAGGTACAGATGGCAATAACCTGACACAGTTATTACATGCACAGGATTCTTCCTATTTTTTAGAAACAGTATCTCCATCCGGAAAATGGCTGGTGTTTCAGCGCACTACAGAAAAGAAAGTAGATGTAGGGGAGATGTGGATTTGCCCATTAGCTACATTAGCAGCTCCTGTCCGTATTCCGTTGGATCGTTTAAAAGGAAAGACGAAGTTCTCTGCAGATGAGAAGACGATCTACTTTACGGCTCTCAATAATGGTGGAACCAGTTTATACAAAGCAGATGTAAAAACCGGGAAAGTCGGGAAGCTCACTACAGAAGATGAAGGGATCCTTGAATTTGATATCAGTAGCAATCAACTGATCTTCTCAAAGACATGGATCATGGACCCTTCAGAAGTTTTCATCTCCGATCTGAATGGGAAATCTCAGAAAGCGATCACCCAACTCAATACAGGTTGGCTGAGTGAGCGGGAATTGTCTATTCCTCAAAAATTCACCTTTACCAACAATCTTGGTTTGACTGTGGAATACTGGGTGATGAAGCCTGTGAATTTTGATCCTCAAAAGAAATACCCGGTACTATTAGATATGCATGGAGGGCCTTCTGCTATGTGGGGACCTGGTGAAGCGAGTATGTGGCATGAGTTCCAGTTTTTCTGTGGAAAAGGCTTTGGCATAGTCTATTGTAATCCCAGAGGTTCGGGCGGCTATGGCAATGAGTTTATGAGAGCAAATTATCGTGATTGGGGGGTAGGGCCATCCAGTGATGTGCTGACGGCGCTTACAAAAGCAGAGGCACAGGGATGGATTGATACGACAAAACGTTTTCTCAGTGGCGGGTCTTATGCAGGGTATCTCACTGCGTGGATAGTAGGGCATGATCACCGGTTCAGAGCAGCGAGTTGTCAACGTGGAGTGTATGATTTTAAAACCTTTTTTGGAGAGGGAAATGCGGGGAAGATGTTAGATAATTACTTTGGCGGGTTTCCGTATGTGGATAGTGTGAAAGCGGTGCTGGAAGAGCAATCGCCTATCAACTATGTGAAGGATATTACAACGCCTTTGCTCATCTTTCATGGGGAAAATGATTTGAGAACAGGGGTATCGCAGAGTGAGATGTTGTTTAAGAGTCTGAATACATTGGGTAAGCAGGTGGAGTATGTACGGCATCCGGGGGCAAGTCATGAGCTGGTGAGGAGTGGGGATAACCGGCAAAGGATAGATCAGATGTTAAGGACGTATGAGTTCTTTAGTAGATTTTTATAA
- a CDS encoding YidH family protein — translation MNNEPRKGSPTDHLANERTLLAWVRTGIGIMAFGFVVVKFSLFVKQISLALGKPNTVHQYGYSAPIGILMVITGALSLLLSLLRYKRTERQISTNSYQHSSAFLYVLVLTLMIASIFLIAYLVEST, via the coding sequence ATGAATAACGAACCTAGAAAAGGCAGCCCCACAGACCATCTCGCCAATGAACGTACCTTACTCGCCTGGGTACGAACAGGCATCGGCATCATGGCATTCGGATTTGTCGTGGTAAAATTCTCCCTGTTCGTAAAACAGATCAGTCTGGCCTTAGGCAAACCAAACACCGTACATCAGTATGGCTATTCTGCCCCCATAGGTATATTAATGGTCATCACCGGGGCGCTCAGTTTATTATTATCCTTACTCAGGTACAAAAGAACAGAAAGACAGATCAGCACCAACAGTTATCAACATTCATCTGCATTTTTATACGTTCTGGTTTTGACATTGATGATCGCCAGCATCTTCCTGATAGCTTATTTGGTAGAAAGCACGTGA
- a CDS encoding TonB-dependent receptor, whose amino-acid sequence MRSILLLISAFLILCTGVLSANDLDGNGTIKGKIVTTDGKPAGLVTVVLKGTKKSTITEDDGTFVLNNVKPGTYTLQVRLVGYSTKEETVTVSPDATAQVTMTLEVSDTQLQEVEIATGRAKFGKKESEQVARLPIKNLENPQVYSSISKELLKEQVITNFDDALKNTPGLTKLWSSTGRPSDGAGYFSIRGFAVQPTMINGVPGLTNGGIDPANVERIEVIKGPSSTLFGSSYISFGGLLNIVTKRPYDHFGGEVGYTISGFGLSRFTADVNAPLNDDKSAILRLNAAYHTEGSFQDAGFKKSFFIAPSLAFKANDRLSFLINAEIYNSEATNTMMLFLNRSRQLIARTPEQLHMNFNKSYTSNDLTYKNPTVNFYGQANYKISNSWTSQTNLSRSSRKSDGYYSYVMFLDAGAVAPSDSLASRYAYYQNSTTLTTDIQQNFIGDFKIGKMRNRVVLGLDFNDQSTTNNNSASPRFDIVDVTNPKDASYGTLNRAAVDAKIAGSTGSKNGNSSQVYSAYVSDVFNITDALLVMASVRVDRFESKGSTNYLTSTTTGKYGQTAVSPKFGIVYQVVKEQVSVFANYMNGFKNVASVNNYGIPGYSDVLKPQQANQWEGGVKLDVLDHKLGFTASYYDIKVSNTSLSQTVTYQDSAYNVTVQNGTQVSKGVELELAANPVPGLNIIAGYSYNDSKMTKAYYYQEGRRPVSAGPNTLVNLWASYTFVKGDLKGLGAGFGGNYASDNVITNDSRTGRFTLPAYTVLNATVFYNAAKYRLALKVDNVANKEYFSGWTTLEKQMPRRLAASFAYKF is encoded by the coding sequence ATGAGATCTATTCTATTACTTATTTCAGCATTTCTTATATTATGTACCGGCGTATTGTCCGCCAATGATTTAGATGGGAATGGTACCATTAAAGGGAAAATTGTTACCACCGACGGTAAGCCAGCAGGTTTGGTGACGGTAGTGTTAAAAGGCACCAAAAAATCTACTATTACTGAAGATGACGGTACTTTTGTACTGAACAATGTAAAGCCGGGTACTTATACCCTGCAGGTAAGACTGGTAGGTTACAGTACAAAGGAGGAAACGGTGACCGTATCTCCTGATGCAACTGCACAGGTAACAATGACCCTGGAGGTTTCTGATACCCAGCTGCAGGAGGTAGAAATTGCTACCGGCCGTGCGAAGTTTGGTAAAAAGGAGTCTGAGCAGGTAGCGCGGCTGCCGATAAAGAATCTGGAAAATCCACAGGTATATAGTTCTATTTCTAAAGAATTGTTGAAAGAGCAGGTGATCACCAACTTCGACGATGCGTTGAAGAACACGCCGGGTCTGACTAAATTATGGTCATCTACCGGTCGTCCGAGTGATGGCGCGGGTTACTTCTCAATCAGAGGTTTTGCTGTACAGCCTACGATGATCAATGGTGTACCGGGGTTGACCAATGGTGGTATTGATCCTGCGAATGTGGAAAGAATTGAAGTGATCAAAGGCCCAAGCAGTACTTTGTTTGGTAGCAGCTATATTTCTTTTGGTGGTTTGTTGAATATTGTGACAAAGCGTCCTTATGATCATTTTGGTGGTGAGGTTGGTTATACCATTAGTGGTTTTGGCCTGAGCCGTTTTACTGCTGATGTAAATGCGCCGCTGAATGATGATAAATCTGCCATATTGCGTTTGAATGCTGCTTATCATACAGAAGGTAGTTTCCAGGATGCGGGTTTTAAGAAGTCTTTCTTTATCGCGCCAAGTCTGGCATTTAAAGCGAATGACCGTTTGTCATTCCTGATCAATGCGGAAATTTATAATAGTGAGGCGACAAATACCATGATGTTGTTCCTGAACCGTAGCCGTCAGCTGATTGCGAGAACGCCGGAGCAACTGCATATGAATTTCAATAAATCTTATACCAGTAATGATCTGACTTATAAGAACCCTACTGTAAATTTTTATGGTCAGGCGAATTATAAGATCTCTAATAGCTGGACTTCACAGACGAATTTGTCAAGAAGTTCCCGTAAAAGTGATGGGTATTATTCTTACGTAATGTTCCTGGATGCGGGTGCTGTTGCACCAAGTGATTCATTGGCCAGCCGTTATGCTTACTACCAGAACTCTACTACGTTGACGACTGATATTCAGCAGAACTTTATTGGTGATTTCAAGATTGGTAAAATGCGTAATCGTGTGGTATTGGGTCTGGACTTTAATGATCAGAGTACGACTAATAATAACAGTGCATCTCCAAGATTTGATATCGTAGATGTTACCAATCCGAAAGATGCAAGTTATGGTACGCTGAACAGGGCGGCAGTGGATGCAAAGATTGCAGGTAGTACCGGTTCAAAAAATGGTAACAGCTCACAGGTGTATAGTGCATATGTGTCTGATGTGTTCAACATCACAGATGCGTTGCTGGTAATGGCGAGTGTACGTGTAGACCGTTTTGAAAGCAAAGGAAGCACAAACTATTTAACCAGTACAACTACCGGTAAATATGGTCAGACAGCGGTATCTCCTAAATTTGGTATCGTGTATCAGGTAGTGAAAGAGCAGGTGAGTGTATTTGCTAACTATATGAATGGTTTCAAAAACGTAGCATCAGTTAATAACTATGGTATTCCGGGTTATTCTGATGTGTTGAAACCACAGCAGGCGAATCAGTGGGAAGGTGGTGTGAAACTGGATGTGCTGGATCACAAACTTGGTTTTACAGCGAGCTACTATGATATTAAGGTAAGCAATACGAGTCTTTCACAGACAGTGACTTATCAGGACTCCGCTTATAATGTAACTGTACAAAATGGTACACAGGTAAGTAAGGGTGTAGAGCTGGAACTGGCGGCGAATCCGGTACCGGGGTTGAACATCATTGCAGGTTATAGCTATAACGATAGTAAGATGACGAAAGCGTATTATTATCAGGAGGGAAGAAGACCGGTATCTGCGGGTCCGAATACACTGGTGAATCTGTGGGCGAGTTATACTTTTGTGAAGGGAGATCTGAAAGGATTAGGAGCTGGTTTTGGAGGTAACTATGCGAGTGATAATGTGATTACGAATGATAGCAGGACCGGTAGATTTACGCTGCCTGCTTATACAGTGCTGAATGCAACAGTGTTCTATAATGCGGCGAAGTATCGGCTGGCATTGAAGGTGGATAATGTGGCGAATAAAGAGTATTTCTCAGGATGGACTACTTTGGAGAAGCAGATGCCGAGAAGATTGGCAGCAAGTTTTGCGTATAAGTTTTAA
- a CDS encoding efflux RND transporter periplasmic adaptor subunit, with the protein MKRTSMLVVGLYALLCFASCKSSKKEEEKEGETKYLVTTPVKMDTSVVKEYVSQIRSFRNIELRAQEKGYLQNIFVDEGQFVKEGQLLFKIMPKVYEAELEKAQAEAQAAEIELQNTKSLADKNVVSKAELAMAQANLAKAKAELSLAKVHLAFTDIKAPFDGIIDRLPLKLGSLVDEGELLTSLSDNRQMYVYFNVSEPEYLNYEEGVKEKKGKMPVNLLMANSEVFKHTGNVETIESEFNNETGNIAFRATFPNPEGLLRHGETGKVQMVVPLKNAVVIPQKATFEIQDKHYVFIVGKDSKVKSQEITVAAEMPDLFVVGDGLSETDKILLEGVQKVRDNDKITYEFEEPAKVISHLRLKAE; encoded by the coding sequence ATGAAGAGAACTTCAATGCTCGTCGTGGGCTTGTATGCACTGTTGTGCTTTGCAAGCTGTAAATCATCAAAGAAAGAGGAAGAAAAGGAAGGGGAAACCAAATACCTCGTCACCACTCCAGTAAAAATGGATACTTCCGTTGTAAAGGAATACGTATCTCAGATACGCTCATTCCGTAACATCGAACTCAGGGCCCAGGAAAAAGGCTACTTACAAAACATCTTCGTAGATGAAGGTCAGTTTGTAAAAGAAGGCCAGCTCCTGTTCAAAATTATGCCCAAAGTGTATGAAGCAGAACTGGAAAAAGCCCAGGCAGAAGCCCAGGCAGCCGAAATAGAACTGCAGAATACCAAATCCCTTGCTGACAAAAATGTCGTATCAAAAGCAGAACTGGCAATGGCGCAGGCTAACCTGGCCAAAGCAAAAGCAGAACTGTCACTGGCCAAAGTCCACCTGGCTTTTACCGACATCAAAGCTCCTTTCGATGGGATCATCGACCGCCTGCCACTGAAACTTGGTAGTCTGGTCGATGAAGGTGAACTGCTCACCAGCCTCTCTGACAACCGCCAGATGTATGTGTACTTCAACGTATCTGAACCTGAATACCTGAACTATGAAGAAGGCGTGAAAGAGAAAAAAGGTAAGATGCCTGTGAACCTGCTCATGGCAAACAGCGAAGTGTTCAAACACACCGGCAATGTTGAAACCATCGAAAGTGAATTCAACAATGAAACCGGTAACATCGCTTTCCGTGCTACTTTCCCTAATCCTGAAGGTCTGCTCAGACACGGAGAAACCGGTAAAGTACAGATGGTTGTTCCGCTGAAAAATGCCGTTGTAATTCCGCAGAAAGCAACATTCGAAATACAGGACAAACACTATGTATTCATCGTTGGCAAGGATAGCAAAGTAAAATCACAGGAAATCACTGTAGCAGCTGAAATGCCTGACCTGTTTGTAGTAGGAGACGGACTGTCTGAAACTGACAAAATACTGCTTGAAGGTGTGCAGAAGGTGAGAGACAACGATAAGATCACCTACGAGTTTGAGGAACCAGCTAAAGTAATCTCGCATCTGAGACTGAAGGCTGAATAG
- a CDS encoding efflux RND transporter permease subunit: MFSNILKRPVLSIIISVLIVFLGILGITQLPITQFPAISPVTVKVSAEYPGANGELLVKTVIIPLERAINGVPGMKYMTSDATNTGEANIQIIFDLGTDPNTASLNVQNRIAKVLNKLPPLVIREGLLTSLEQPAMLMYLNLYSKDPKTDERFLYNFADINIMPELTRLQGVGSARILGTREYSMRIWLKPDRMLAYKISSEEVLKALGNQSLEASPGKTGESSGKRSQAFEYVMKYSGRFSTKEEYENIVLRANPNGELLRLKDVADIEFGSLFYDIYSNLNGRPSAAIVVKQLYGSNASKVIEEVKAKLQELKKTTFPAGMDYAISYDVSKFLDASIEKVIHTLVEAFVLVGIVVFIFLGDWRSTLIPTLAVPVSLVGTFIFMGMFGLTMNMITLFALVLAIGIVVDNAIVVMEAVHAKMEEEHLSPYMATKKVVHEIAGAVIAITFLMVAVFVPVAFMTGPVGVFYRQFAITMAVSIVLSGVVALTLTPALCAMILKNNHGVPKKKNLLTKGLDAFNRSFEKLTGRYTGLLKKIVNVRTVTWGMLIGFCLLTWGISTTLPSGFIPAEDQGMIYGIIQAPPGSSLERTNEIAERLQKIAEKIDGISSVSALAGYEILTEGTGSNAGTCLINLKDWTERKESAEEIIRELEEKSKDIPGATIEFFQPPAVPGYGAAGGLDLRLLDKTGTADYKKFEKVNRDFVDALMKRKELTSIFSFYSASYPQYMLKIDNDVAQQKGVTIENAMNTISTLVGSNYETSFIRYGRLYKVMVQAAPQYRALPEDILKLYVKNDKEEMVPMSAFMRMEKFYGLNEITRYNMFTSSAIKGAPAPGYSSGDAIKAIQEVAEQTLPRGYGIDWGGMTKDEVGRGNEAIYIFLICLVFVYMILAAQYESFMLPFAVILSLPAGVFGSFLLVKLMGLENNIYAQVGLVMLIGLLGKNAVLIVEFAVQRHRAGDTVFNAAIEGAKTRFRPILMTSFAFIAGLIPLVYATGPGAIGNRTIGTAAAGGMLFGTVFGVIVVPGLYLIFGKIAEKRKLLKNEEENPLTEEFDHNV, encoded by the coding sequence ATGTTCAGTAATATTCTTAAAAGGCCCGTCCTTTCAATTATCATATCCGTCCTAATCGTCTTTTTAGGAATATTGGGTATCACCCAGCTCCCCATCACGCAGTTCCCCGCTATCTCGCCGGTGACCGTAAAGGTTTCCGCAGAGTATCCGGGTGCGAACGGTGAGCTGTTGGTAAAAACTGTAATCATTCCGCTGGAAAGAGCGATCAACGGGGTACCCGGCATGAAGTACATGACTTCTGACGCGACCAACACCGGTGAAGCGAACATCCAGATTATATTCGACCTGGGTACCGATCCAAACACGGCATCCCTGAACGTACAGAACCGTATTGCCAAGGTGTTGAACAAACTGCCACCATTGGTGATCCGTGAAGGTCTGCTCACCTCCCTCGAGCAACCTGCGATGCTGATGTACCTGAACCTGTATTCAAAAGATCCAAAGACTGATGAAAGGTTCCTGTACAACTTTGCCGATATCAACATCATGCCTGAGTTAACCCGTCTGCAGGGTGTGGGTAGTGCCCGTATTCTCGGTACACGCGAATACTCCATGCGTATCTGGCTGAAGCCTGACCGTATGCTGGCATACAAGATCTCTTCCGAAGAAGTGTTGAAAGCACTGGGTAACCAATCGCTCGAAGCTTCTCCTGGTAAGACCGGCGAAAGCTCTGGTAAAAGATCTCAGGCATTTGAGTATGTAATGAAATACTCTGGTCGTTTCAGTACCAAAGAAGAATATGAAAACATCGTTCTTCGTGCTAATCCAAACGGCGAATTGCTGCGTCTGAAAGATGTGGCAGACATTGAATTCGGTAGCTTGTTCTACGATATCTATTCCAACCTGAATGGCAGACCTTCTGCTGCGATCGTTGTGAAACAGTTGTATGGTAGTAATGCGAGTAAGGTGATCGAAGAAGTGAAAGCGAAACTGCAGGAACTGAAGAAAACGACTTTCCCTGCTGGTATGGATTACGCCATCAGTTATGACGTATCTAAGTTCCTCGACGCCTCTATTGAGAAAGTAATACACACACTGGTAGAAGCTTTCGTGCTGGTAGGTATTGTGGTATTCATCTTCCTGGGCGACTGGCGTTCTACATTGATCCCTACACTGGCGGTGCCTGTATCGCTGGTAGGTACCTTTATCTTCATGGGCATGTTTGGTCTGACGATGAACATGATCACGCTCTTCGCACTCGTATTGGCTATCGGTATCGTGGTGGATAACGCGATTGTGGTAATGGAGGCCGTACACGCAAAGATGGAAGAAGAACACCTCTCACCATATATGGCTACGAAAAAAGTGGTGCATGAAATTGCGGGTGCGGTAATCGCGATCACCTTCCTGATGGTGGCGGTGTTCGTGCCGGTAGCCTTCATGACAGGTCCTGTGGGTGTGTTCTACAGACAGTTCGCAATTACGATGGCGGTATCAATCGTACTCTCTGGTGTGGTGGCGTTGACACTGACACCGGCATTGTGTGCGATGATCCTGAAGAACAACCATGGTGTACCGAAGAAAAAGAACCTGTTGACCAAAGGGCTCGATGCCTTCAACAGAAGCTTCGAAAAACTGACTGGCCGCTATACTGGTTTGCTAAAGAAGATCGTAAACGTACGTACCGTAACCTGGGGTATGCTGATCGGCTTCTGTCTGCTCACCTGGGGTATCAGTACTACCTTACCTTCAGGCTTTATTCCTGCGGAAGACCAGGGTATGATATATGGTATTATCCAGGCGCCTCCGGGTTCATCACTGGAACGAACAAATGAAATCGCAGAGCGCTTACAGAAGATCGCCGAGAAGATCGACGGTATCAGTTCTGTATCAGCACTGGCTGGTTATGAGATCCTCACGGAAGGTACTGGTTCCAACGCAGGTACCTGTCTGATCAACCTGAAAGACTGGACAGAGCGTAAGGAATCGGCAGAAGAGATCATCCGTGAACTGGAAGAAAAATCCAAAGACATTCCGGGTGCTACCATCGAGTTCTTCCAGCCACCAGCCGTACCTGGTTATGGTGCTGCGGGCGGTTTGGACTTACGTCTGCTCGATAAAACCGGTACTGCTGATTATAAAAAGTTTGAAAAGGTGAACAGGGATTTTGTAGATGCGTTGATGAAACGTAAGGAACTGACATCTATCTTCTCTTTCTACTCTGCAAGCTATCCTCAGTACATGCTGAAGATCGACAACGATGTAGCACAGCAGAAAGGTGTGACCATCGAGAATGCGATGAACACTATTTCTACACTGGTAGGTAGTAACTACGAAACCAGCTTTATCCGTTACGGTCGTTTGTACAAGGTAATGGTGCAGGCGGCGCCACAGTACAGGGCTTTGCCTGAAGACATCCTGAAACTGTATGTGAAGAATGACAAGGAAGAAATGGTGCCGATGTCTGCATTCATGAGGATGGAGAAGTTCTATGGCCTGAATGAGATCACCCGCTATAACATGTTTACATCATCTGCCATCAAGGGGGCGCCAGCACCTGGTTATAGTAGTGGTGACGCGATCAAGGCGATACAGGAAGTAGCGGAGCAGACATTGCCAAGAGGTTATGGTATTGACTGGGGGGGTATGACGAAGGATGAGGTAGGCCGTGGTAATGAAGCGATCTATATTTTCCTGATCTGTCTGGTGTTCGTATACATGATCCTGGCAGCGCAGTACGAAAGCTTCATGTTGCCTTTTGCAGTAATTCTGTCACTGCCTGCAGGTGTGTTTGGTTCCTTCCTGTTGGTGAAATTAATGGGGCTGGAAAACAACATTTATGCACAGGTAGGTCTGGTGATGTTGATTGGTCTGTTAGGTAAGAATGCGGTGTTGATTGTGGAGTTTGCAGTGCAGCGACATCGGGCGGGCGATACCGTATTTAATGCGGCGATCGAAGGTGCGAAAACGCGTTTCCGTCCGATCCTGATGACCTCCTTCGCTTTCATCGCAGGTTTGATTCCGCTGGTGTATGCGACAGGTCCGGGTGCGATCGGTAACCGTACGATTGGTACGGCAGCTGCGGGTGGTATGTTGTTCGGTACTGTATTCGGTGTAATAGTAGTACCAGGGCTGTACCTCATCTTCGGCAAGATTGCAGAGAAACGGAAGCTGTTGAAGAATGAAGAAGAGAATCCATTAACTGAAGAATTTGACCATAATGTTTAA
- a CDS encoding TolC family protein — MFKRKIYHCLGIACLTLTYSACKIPAIVDKQENKNLPASFSNPQDSTNTGKVKWKEYFTDPYLAALIDTALQNNQELNITLQEIQIANNEVRASKGEYLPSVGVKVGADVDKVGRYTNIGAMEENTEIREGHSMPDPVPNLLVGLYANWEVDIWHKLHNQKKAAVVRYLASVEGKNFVVTNLIAEIANSYYELLALDNQLEIVQKNIEIQTNALGIVKLQKEAAKATELAVRKFEAEVLNTQSLQYDIKQQITETENKINFLLGRYPQPIARNTQAFSVQVPAIVHAGIPADLLSNRPDIRKAELELAAARLDIKVAKARFYPSLGLSGGIGYEAYSPSYLFSTPASLMYSLAGDLAAPLVNKNAIKASYMTASSKQIQAVYNYERTVLNAYREVTNQLSKIGNLEKSYDLKSKEVDALTQSIEISNDLFKSSRAEYLEVLMTQRDALESKFELIETKKKQMNAVVNIYQALGGGWN, encoded by the coding sequence ATGTTTAAGAGAAAGATATACCATTGCTTAGGGATCGCCTGTCTCACGCTGACGTATTCAGCGTGTAAAATCCCGGCTATTGTTGATAAACAGGAAAACAAAAACCTGCCTGCGAGTTTCAGTAACCCGCAGGATTCTACGAACACCGGCAAGGTGAAGTGGAAAGAGTATTTCACCGATCCTTATCTGGCGGCGTTGATTGATACTGCATTGCAGAACAATCAGGAGTTGAATATCACCTTGCAGGAAATTCAGATCGCGAACAACGAGGTGAGGGCCAGCAAAGGTGAATACTTACCATCAGTAGGCGTGAAGGTGGGTGCAGATGTGGATAAAGTAGGGCGCTATACCAACATCGGTGCGATGGAAGAAAATACGGAGATCCGGGAAGGGCATTCAATGCCTGATCCGGTGCCTAATTTATTGGTAGGTTTATACGCTAACTGGGAAGTAGATATCTGGCACAAGTTGCACAATCAGAAGAAAGCAGCGGTGGTGCGTTATCTGGCCAGTGTAGAAGGTAAGAACTTTGTAGTGACCAACCTGATTGCCGAAATCGCGAATTCATATTATGAGTTACTGGCGCTGGATAATCAGTTGGAGATTGTGCAGAAGAATATCGAAATTCAAACCAATGCACTCGGGATCGTAAAACTGCAGAAAGAAGCGGCGAAGGCAACAGAGTTGGCAGTACGTAAATTTGAGGCAGAGGTGTTGAATACACAGAGTTTGCAATATGATATTAAGCAGCAGATCACAGAGACGGAGAATAAGATCAACTTCCTGTTAGGTCGTTATCCACAGCCGATTGCCAGAAATACACAGGCCTTTAGTGTGCAGGTACCGGCGATCGTACATGCAGGTATACCGGCAGATCTGTTGTCTAATCGTCCTGATATCAGGAAGGCGGAGTTGGAATTAGCGGCTGCAAGACTTGATATCAAAGTGGCGAAGGCGAGGTTCTATCCTTCATTGGGATTGAGTGGTGGTATTGGATATGAGGCGTATAGTCCGTCTTATTTGTTCTCTACGCCTGCTTCGCTCATGTATTCGCTGGCTGGAGATCTGGCGGCGCCGTTGGTAAATAAGAATGCGATAAAGGCTTCTTATATGACGGCGAGTAGCAAGCAGATACAGGCGGTGTATAATTATGAGAGGACGGTGTTGAATGCCTATAGGGAGGTGACGAATCAGTTGTCTAAGATTGGGAATCTGGAGAAGAGTTATGATTTGAAGTCGAAAGAGGTCGATGCGCTGACACAGAGTATAGAGATTTCTAATGATCTGTTTAAGTCGTCCAGAGCGGAATATTTAGAGGTTTTGATGACCCAGCGTGATGCACTGGAGTCAAAGTTTGAGCTGATCGAGACTAAGAAGAAGCAGATGAATGCGGTGGTGAATATTTACCAGGCATTAGGAGGCGGCTGGAATTGA